The Argentina anserina chromosome 3, drPotAnse1.1, whole genome shotgun sequence genome includes a region encoding these proteins:
- the LOC126788746 gene encoding FT-interacting protein 3-like: MANQEDFSLKETSPNISGRRVSSGPVSNFDLVEHMHYLYVRVVKARELPLSCDPFVELKLGNYRGCTRPFQKTPNPVWNQVFAFSKDRIQDITMEILVKDRAVVVDGQGPATIGKFSFIVPEAPLRVPPDSALAPEWYRLDGPNGVKIPGELMLSFWFGTQADEVFSEAWQADVAAVSGDCVSTTRSKVYLSPRLWYLRVNVIEAQDLILKFSKVETSQLLVKAYLGNLSTMTRVSKNKSINPEWNEDLMFVAAEPFDDPLIVSVVELVNGRDQHCIGMCVIPLSDVEKRIGAAPPANKWYNLSVMVQGQETDVRFASKLHMRVSLDGGYHVIDEPISNISDLLPSSKLLWRPPIGVLELGILSATGLSPIENNKPSNQVWPYCVAKYGTKWVKTRTVVDSLAPKWNEQYTWGVYDPCTVITIGVFVNEHLQCGNDKEDSCMGKVRIRLSTLETNKVYTNSYPLVVLTRSGLKKTGEIQLAVRFSCSSLLNLLNQYSQPLLPKLHYILPLSTFQLHILRDQAAHVIRSRLSRAEPPLRKEVVNYMLDANAHQWSVRRGKANYTRIVKLFDGFAAIYKWFENIRKWTNPIVTVIVHIFFLLVLFFPGVLLPTILFYFCGIGICRYRTRPRQIAYINTKLSIASNITLEDLAEEFDRFPSEQTNIIELKMRYDKLRSLGGKIQTLLGDIANQGERVQSLVSWRDPRATCMFVIFSFVAGVIAFLVPFRVLAIVAIFYELRHPSLRIDLPSFPQNFLKRMPAKSDTMI; this comes from the coding sequence ATGGCTAATCAGGAAGACTTTTCCCTCAAGGAAACCAGCCCGAACATTAGTGGCCGGAGGGTCTCCTCCGGTCCAGTGTCTAATTTTGATCTAGTGGAGCACATGCACTATTTGTATGTGAGGGTTGTGAAAGCCAGGGAGTTGCCACTTTCCTGTGACCCTTTTGTTGAACTGAAGCTTGGAAACTATAGAGGTTGCACAAGGCCCTTCCAGAAGACTCCAAACCCAGTATGGAACCAGGTGTTTGCTTTCTCCAAAGACAGAATCCAAGATATAACTATGGAGATTTTGGTGAAGGACAGGGCTGTTGTCGTGGATGGTCAAGGTCCAGCTACCATTGGCAAGTTTTCTTTCATTGTTCCTGAGGCTCCATTGAGAGTTCCACCGGATAGTGCTTTGGCACCGGAATGGTACAGACTTGATGGTCCAAATGGGGTTAAGATTCCTGGAGAGTTGATGCTGTCCTTTTGGTTTGGAACGCAGGCAGACGAGGTATTTTCAGAAGCTTGGCAGGCTGATGTTGCTGCAGTCAGTGGGGATTGTGTTTCCACTACGCGTTCCAAAGTTTATCTTTCACCTAGGCTTTGGTATCTTAGAGTGAATGTGATAGAAGCTCAGGATCTGATACTAAAATTCAGTAAGGTAGAGACATCACAGTTGTTGGTAAAAGCATATCTTGGAAATTTGAGTACGATGACTagagtttctaaaaataaaagtaTAAACCCAGAGTGGAATGAAGACCTAATGTTTGTTGCAGCAGAACCATTTGATGATCCGTTGATTGTGAGTGTGGTGGAGTTGGTGAACGGAAGGGATCAACATTGTATAGGGATGTGTGTGATTCCTCTAAGCGATGTGGAGAAGAGGATCGGTGCTGCTCCTCCTGCGAATAAGTGGTATAATCTTTCTGTCATGGTTCAGGGCCAGGAGACTGATGTGAGGTTTGCTAGTAAGCTCCACATGAGGGTTAGTTTGGATGGGGGATACCATGTTATTGATGAGCCTATTAGTAATATTAGTGATCTTCTCCCATCATCAAAGTTACTGTGGAGACCTCCTATCGGGGTTCTGGAGTTGGGAATCTTGAGTGCTACTGGACTATCACCTATTGAGAACAATAAGCCTTCAAATCAAGTCTGGCCATATTGTGTGGCAAAATATGGGACTAAGTGGGTGAAAACAAGGACAGTTGTTGATAGTTTGGCACCAAAATGGAATGAGCAATATACCTGGGGAGTCTACGATCCATGTACTGTGATTACCATTGGAGTTTTTGTCAATGAGCATCTACAATGTGGTAATGATAAAGAGGACTCATGTATGGGGAAGGTAAGGATTCGTCTATCTACTCTCGAAACTAATAAGGTTTACACAAATTCTTATCCCCTTGTGGTTCTAACACGTTCTGGTTTAAAGAAGACGGGTGAAATCCAACTGGCTGTGAGATTTTCTTGCTCATCTCTGCTTAACTTGCTCAATCAATATTCACAGCCTCTGCTCCCCAAACTGCATTACATTCTCCCTCTATCTACATTTCAGCTTCATATCTTGAGAGACCAAGCGGCTCATGTCATCAGATCAAGGTTAAGTCGGGCTGAGCCACCATTAAGGAAAGAGGTTGTGAATTACATGCTGGATGCCAATGCACATCAATGGAGCGTTAGAAGAGGCAAAGCCAATTACACCAGGATCGTCAAACTCTTTGATGGCTTTGCTGCTATTTACAAATGGTTTGAGAATATCCGCAAATGGACTAATCCCATTGTCACGGTGATCGTCCATATTTTCTTCTTGCTTGTGCTTTTCTTTCCTGGTGTGTTACTTCCCACTATTCTTTTCTACTTCTGTGGCATAGGGATTTGTCGATATCGGACAAGGCCAAGACAGATTGCATACATAAACACCAAATTGTCTATTGCCTCCAACATAACTTTAGAAGACTTGGCTGAAGAGTTTGATCGGTTTCCATCAGAACAAACTAACATTATTGAACTAAAAATGAGGTACGATAAACTTCGAAGCCTTGGGGGAAAGATTCAGACATTGCTGGGTGACATAGCAAATCAAGGGGAGAGAGTTCAATCTTTGGTGAGCTGGAGGGATCCAAGAGCTACATGTATGTTTGtcatcttttcttttgttgctGGGGTAATAGCTTTCCTTGTCCCTTTCAGAGTCTTAGCCATTGTTGCAATCTTTTATGAGCTAAGGCACCCGAGTTTGCGTATCGACCTCCCTTCATTCCCACAAAACTTTCTCAAGAGGATGCCAGCCAAATCTGATACCATGATTTGA
- the LOC126785876 gene encoding L-ascorbate oxidase-like: MVKIFESHMKLLVLWSLICLVTFSRVEARVRHYRWDVKYEYKSPDCLKKLVMTINGGTPGPTILAQQGDTIVVELRNSLLTENIAIHWHGIRQIGTPWSDGTEGVTQCPILPGDTFKYKFVVDRAGTYMYHGHYGMQREAGLYGSLIVSLPSGASEPFAYDYDRSIILNDWFHKSTYEEATGLSSIPFVWVGEPQSLLINGRGRYNCSLLANPSLGGCNVTNPECSPHVVTAIPGKTYRLRIGSLTALSALSFQIEGHNFTVVEADGHYVEPFVTKNLFLYSGETYSILVKANQDPSRNYWMTTNVVGREPKTPTGLAIFNYYPTHFRKSPTTVPTTGPLWNDTAPRLAQSLAIQSLQSSIHTPPPISDRTIVLLNTQNKIDGYLRWSLNNVSFSVPHTPYLIALKEKLNISHVFDQTPPPENYDFKNYDIYSVAKNVNATSSNGLFRLKFNSTVDVVLQNANTMTANNSETHPWHLHGHDFWVLGYGTGKFDVTKDLAKYNLVNPIMKNTVPVHPYGWTALRFRADNPGVWAFHCHIESHFYMGMGVVFESGVEKVAKLPSSIMGCGETKGYHRP, translated from the exons ATGGTTAAGATTTTCGAATCACACATGAAGCTGTTGGTTTTGTGGAGTTTAATCTGTTTGGTCACTTTTTCGAGAGTTGAAGCTAGAGTTCGGCATTACAGATGGGATGTGAAGTATGAGTACAAATCACCAGATTGCTTAAAGAAGCTGGTTATGACCATCAATGGAGGAACCCCGGGACCAACAATATTGGCACAGCAGGGTGATACAATTGTTGTTGAGCTCAGGAATAGCTTGTTAACCGAGAATATAGCTATCCACTGGCATGGAATTCGACAG ATAGGAACACCTTGGAGCGATGGAACAGAAGGTGTGACTCAGTGTCCTATTTTGCCAGGAGATACCTTCAAATACAAGTTTGTTGTGGATAGG GCTGGGACATATATGTACCATGGACATTATGGAATGCAAAGAGAAGCTGGGTTATATGGATCCCTTATTGTATCACTTCCCAGTGGAGCTTCTGAGCCCTTTGCTTATGATTATGACAGAAGCATTATCCTAAATGACTGGTTCCACAAAAGCACTTATGAGGAAGCTACTGGCTTGTCCTCCATTCCCTTTGTTTGGGTAGGGGAGCCTCAG TCACTTCTGATAAATGGAAGAGGGAGGTACAACTGCTCTCTACTAGCAAATCCAAGCCTGGGAGGCTGTAATGTCACAAATCCAGAGTGTTCTCCCCATGTAGTGACAGCAATTCCAGGCAAAACATACCGGTTAAGGATCGGTAGCTTGACTGCTCTATCAGCTCTCAGTTTTCAGATTGAG GGTCACAACTTCACTGTTGTTGAAGCTGATGGGCACTACGTAGAGCCATTTGTGACCAAGAACCTATTTCTTTACTCTGGTGAGACATACTCTATCCTAGTTAAAGCAAACCAAGACCCATCAAGAAACTACTGGATGACTACAAATGTAGTTGGTAGAGAACCTAAAACCCCAACTGGCTTAGCAATCTTCAACTACTATCCTACCCATTTCAGGAAATCCCCAACAACAGTTCCAACCACAGGCCCTCTATGGAATGACACAGCACCAAGACTAGCACAGAGTCTTGCTATCCAATCCCTCCAAAGTTCTATTCACACCCCTCCTCCCATTTCAGACAGAACCATTGTGCTTCTCAACACCCAAAACAAGATCGACGGGTACCTCCGATGGTCCTTGAACAATGTGTCTTTCTCTGTTCCCCACACACCTTATTTGATAGCTTTGAAGGAGAAGTTGAATATAAGCCATGTATTTGATCAAACACCACCTCCAGAAAACTATGACTTCAAGAACTATGATATATACAGTGTTGCCAAGAATGTGAATGCTACTTCAAGCAATGGCTTATTCAGGTTGAAGTTCAACAGCACAGTAGACGTTGTGCTGCAAAACGCCAACACTATGACTGCAAACAACAGTGAGACACATCCATGGCATCTCCATGGTCATGACTTTTGGGTGTTGGGATATGGAACAGGAAAGTTTGATGTTACAAAAGATTTGGCAAAATACAATCTAGTCAATCCGATTATGAAGAACACAGTGCCAGTACACCCTTATGGTTGGACTGCTTTGAGATTTCGAGCAGATAATCCGGGTGTTTGGGCATTTCATTGCCATATAGAGTCACATTTCTACATGGGAATGGGAGTGGTTTTTGAATCTGGGGTGGAGAAGGTGGCAAAGCTGCCATCTTCTATCATGGGTTGTGGGGAAACTAAAGGCTATCATAGGCCatag
- the LOC126787126 gene encoding nuclear transcription factor Y subunit C-2, producing the protein MDHLEQTQQQQQQQQQPVVGIASGSDRMSYAPPSYQTAPMVASGNPAVMPSLTQPPQTFSSSPHQITYQQAQHFHSQQQQQQLQQLQVFWGNQMHDIEQTTDFKNHSLPLARIKKIMKADEDVRMISAEAPVIFAKACEIFILELTLRSWIHTEENKRRTLQKNDIAAAISRTDVFDFLVDIIPRDELKEEGLGVTKASIPVMGSAADIPYYFVPQQPIGAPGMIMGKPVDQATIYGAQQPRSSMAFMPWAPSQPQQLLPQQQQQSQQQQTDN; encoded by the coding sequence ATGGATCACTTGGAACAAACACAAcagcaacagcagcagcagcagcagcctgTGGTTGGTATTGCTTCTGGTTCTGATCGGATGTCATATGCTCCTCCGTCCTACCAAACTGCTCCTATGGTGGCTTCTGGAAATCCTGCTGTCATGCCCTCTCTGACACAGCCGCCCCAGACTTTCTCTAGTTCCCCACATCAGATTACCTACCAGCAAGCTCAGCACTTCCACAGccaacagcagcagcaacaactGCAGCAGCTTCAGGTGTTCTGGGGCAACCAAATGCATGACATTGAACAAACAACTGACTTCAAGAATCACAGCCTTCCACTTGCTAGAATTAAGAAAATCATGAAAGCTGATGAGGATGTCCGAATGATATCTGCTGAGGCTCCGGTGATATTTGCAAAGGCATGTGAAATATTCATCTTGGAGCTCACTTTGCGCTCATGGATTCACACAGAAGAGAACAAGAGAAGGACATTACAAAAGAATGATATTGCGGCTGCAATTTCAAGGACTGATGTGTTTGATTTTTTGGTTGACATTATCCCAAGAGATGAGTTAAAAGAGGAGGGACTTGGAGTGACCAAGGCCAGCATACCTGTGATGGGTTCTGCGGCAGATATTCCATATTATTTTGTTCCACAGCAGCCTATTGGTGCTCCTGGGATGATCATGGGGAAGCCAGTGGATCAAGCGACAATATATGGTGCTCAGCAGCCTCGGTCATCTATGGCTTTCATGCCCTGGGCTCCATCCCAACCTCAGCAGTTGCTGCCACAGCAGCAACAACAATCCCAACAGCAGCAAACAGACAATTAG
- the LOC126786961 gene encoding GRAS family protein RAD1-like — protein sequence MEEFNAWLSIPFHESLNHDLAIRRFCPARLEQERGGEWEEILNEIEYCSPSDDSTTTPCLPASEVDEFVDSFINMDNCKDIDSDYQSLEKEPSSFDYFQDGVQTFSMGDDPYADVMMMMEGDDQMEMCGSVEDFGVVDDQTSMVPSVEEVSHGVDQGLHLVHMLLACAEAVGCRDTRLAESLLTQIWASVSPLGDSMQRVSHCFAMGLKSRLSLLQNVKLNGTFNNDTMDVSTIAREEKMEAFQLLHQTTPYIAFGFMVANEAICQAAQGKETLHIIDLGMEHTLQWPSLLRTLASRPEGPPKKLRITGLVEDHNVFELEAGMRVLVEEASSLGIPVEFNMISEPVKPSLLTKENLDLREGEALCVNSIMHLHKYVKESRGSLKAILQALKKLSPSVLTLVEQDANHNGPFFLGRFLESLHFYSAIFDSLEVSLPRNSPQRMKIERLHFADEIRNIVAFEGLNRVERHERADQWRRQLGRAGFQVMGLKCTSQARMMLSVYGCDGYSLASEKGCLLLGWKGRPIMLAAAWQVNNASSTI from the coding sequence ATGGAAGAGTTCAATGCTTGGCTCTCCATCCCATTCCATGAGAGTCTCAACCATGATCTCGCTATTCGAAGGTTCTGTCCAGCAAGACTTGAGCAAGAACGAGGAGGAGAGTGGGAGGAGATACTAAATGAGATTGAATATTGTTCACCCTCTGATGATTCAACCACCACTCCTTGCTTGCCTGCTTCTGAAGTTGATGAGTTTGTTGACAGCTTCATCAACATGGATAACTGCAAGGATATCGACAGCGATTATCAGTCCCTGGAGAAAGAACCAAGTAGTTTTGATTACTTCCAAGATGGGGTGCAGACATTTTCAATGGGGGATGATCCATATGCAGATgtcatgatgatgatggaggGAGATGATCAGATGGAGATGTGTGGCTCAGTTGAGGATTTTGGAGTCGTAGATGATCAAACTAGTATGGTGCCTAGTGTTGAAGAGGTGAGCCATGGTGTGGATCAAGGGCTTCACTTGGTGCACATGTTACTGGCTTGTGCTGAAGCTGTGGGATGCAGGGACACAAGGCTTGCAGAATCATTGCTCACTCAAATCTGGGCTTCGGTTAGTCCTCTCGGCGATTCCATGCAGAGAGTATCGCACTGCTTTGCAATGGGGCTGAAGTCTAGGCTCTCTCTTCTTCAAAATGTGAAACTAAATGGTACATTCAACAATGATACTATGGATGTGTCGACGATCGCAAGGGAGGAGAAAATGGAGGCCTTTCAACTCCTTCACCAGACAACTCCCTACATAGCTTTCGGTTTCATGGTTGCGAATGAAGCTATATGTCAAGCAGCACAAGGGAAGGAGACCTTGCATATCATCGATTTGGGAATGGAGCACACTCTTCAATGGCCATCGTTGTTAAGAACTCTTGCATCAAGACCTGAAGGCCCGCCTAAGAAGCTTCGAATCACAGGACTAGTTGAAGATCACAATGTCTTTGAGCTTGAAGCTGGGATGAGAGTCCTGGTGGAGGAAGCTAGCTCACTTGGGATACCAGTAGAATTTAACATGATCTCAGAGCCGGTAAAGCCATCACTTCTTACTAAAGAGAATCTAGACTTGAGAGAAGGGGAAGCATTATGTGTCAATAGCATAATGCACTTGCATAAGTATGTCAAAGAGAGTAGAGGGTCCTTGAAAGCAATCCTCCAAGCCTTGAAGAAATTAAGTCCTAGTGTGCTTACATTGGTAGAACAAGATGCAAATCATAATGGTCCGTTTTTTCTTGGAAGATTTCTCGAGTCTCTTCACTTTtattctgcaattttcgactCACTCGAGGTGAGCCTCCCACGAAACAGCCCTCAGAGGATGAAGATAGAGAGACTTCACTTTGCAGATGAAATTCGGAACATTGTTGCCTTTGAGGGATTAAATAGGGTTGAAAGGCACGAAAGGGCAGACCAATGGAGAAGGCAATTAGGCAGAGCAGGGTTTCAAGTTATGGGATTGAAGTGTACAAGTCAAGCCAGGATGATGCTATCTGTTTATGGTTGTGATGGGTACAGTTTGGCTAGTGAGAAGGGTTGTCTCCTCCTTGGGTGGAAAGGAAGACCCATAATGTTGGCAGCTGCATGGCAAGTGAACAATGCCTCTTCCACTATATGA
- the LOC126786308 gene encoding uncharacterized protein LOC126786308 translates to MEPGREELHPSSLQYLPNSLSSMHSDMRSQNLNTSEIKPVHNYSITGEEFSLEFMLDRVNPRKPLHPNAVGDPSCVTDYVELKGMLPISHRGFESGSDASMVAISERGPSQFDRNSSSLHDDRNNYASIQSVQRAAPGFGSSRVLGYALSGASDSSSMRMKVLCSFGGKILPRPSDGKLRYVGGDTRIIRIRKDITWQELIHKALSIYNQLHVIKYQLPGEELDALVSVSCDEDLQNMMEEWCELEDKEGPHKLRMFFFSISDLEDQFGLHTVDGDSEVQYVVAVNGMDLGSRKNSTLHGLTSTLANQLDETNRHNIQKGTSNVGKDSAGVGAPVLTGKIISATIAQPSEPMLQNSVHAFEAYPHFQHGQVMHYGQNVQYPLQNGHAFSSQSHYGDLPTSAAHHGIHGIMNQGGGSNEEQSCGLRERSFEMPVKEVQPLRESSVQQESDPEKLRPSRKEQSAPKPLYDGNLMNYSPVEEASKDERKYQDPENVASSIDSGMLVNNPCEIDHQSTSNNAFAPTYADPMSNGMDLGYLEPPVQPQRIYYSERIPREQAELLNRSSKSDDSHGPPFLISHSRSDVTHQDSIAAVKKLHDHANLPPRTEQQSSSTAFVDAQSVDDGLAQLQKYKEYADSICEMNAKLLQDADGELKPALSNPVNTKETANRDKKLVVDDIAEAVSECPPVSQIPSMKHHEVSASNDESTGKDPNTADNRGHAQVGISTPVQGDIIIDIEERFPRDFLSDIFSKAILSEGIPDVGLLQTDGAGLSLNMENHDPKHWSYFQKLAQDQRDVSLMDQDLDFPSAIRNVEEEDNKSYHRTPLPTDGVPVAHMNSQPNFAEDISRQTGLAEANYDHPQLKETESMKFEAMMENLRVPESDYEEGKFASRTAGLPPLNPPLGDFDISTLQLIKNEDLEQMKELGSGTFGTVYHGKWRGSDVAIKRLNKSCFTGRSSEQERLSVEFWREADILSKLHHPNVVAFYGVVQDGPGGTLATVTEYMVDGSLRHVLLRKDRYLDRRKRLIIAMDAAFGMEYLHSKNIVHFDLKCDNLLVNLKDPQRPICKVGDFGLSKIKRNTLVSGGVRGTLPWMAPELLNGSSSKVSEKVDIFSFGIVLWEILTGEEPYANMHYGAIIGGIVNNTLRPTIPSYCDPEWRTLMEQCWAPNPAARPSFTEIASCLRAMTRAASQTKAQGHKASK, encoded by the exons ATGGAACCTGGACGGGAAGAACTTCATCCTTCATCCCTGCAATATCTGCCGAACTCTCTGAGCAGCATGCATTCTGATATGAGGTCTCAGAATCTTAATACGTCAGAAATAAAACCGGTACATAATTATTCCATAACTGGTGAGGagttttctcttgaatttatGCTTGATCGAGTGAACCCCAGGAAGCCTTTGCACCCAAATGCTGTGGGTGACCCAAGTTGTGTTACTGACTATGTTGAACTAAAGGGCATGTTACCAATCAGTCACAGAGGTTTTGAAAGTGGTTCAGATGCGTCAATGGTTGCTATATCTGAAAGAGGTCCAAGccagtttgatagaaacagCTCATCTTTACATGATGACAGAAATAACTATGCTTCAATTCAATCAGTACAGCGAGCTGCACCTGGCTTTGGAAGTAGTCGTGTTCTTGGATATGCCTTATCTGGAGCCTCTGATAGCTCATCAATGAGAATGAAGGTTCTTTGTAGCTTTGGTGGTAAAATTTTACCCCGACCAAGTGATGGGAAGCTCAGATATGTGGGAGGTGATACACGCATCATCCGTATTAGAAAGGACATTACCTGGCAGGAGCTTATACATAAAGCCTTGTCAATTTATAACCAATTGCATGTTATTAAATATCAGCTTCCAGGAGAGGAGCTTGATGCCTTGGTTTCTGTATCTTGTGATGAGGATCTGCAGAACATGATGGAGGAATGGTGTGAACTAGAAGATAAAGAGGGGCCACACAAGCTTAGGATGTTCTTTTTCTCCATCAGTGATTTGGAGGATCAGTTTGGTCTGCACACTGTGGATGGTGACTCTGAGGTTCAATATGTTGTTGCTGTCAATGGCATGGACCTTGGATCAAGAAAAAACTCCACCCTACATGGTTTGACAAGCACATTAGCTAATCAATTGGATGAGACAAACAGACACAATATTCAGAAAGGAACAAGTAATGTCGGGAAAGATTCAGCAGGCGTAGGTGCTCCAGTTTTGACTGGAAAAATCATTTCAGCAACAATTGCTCAACCATCTGAACCTATGCTGCAGAACTCTGTACATGCCTTTGAAGCTTATCCTCATTTTCAGCATGGACAGGTTATGCATTATGGACAAAATGTGCAGTACCCATTGCAGAATGGCCATGCCTTTTCAAGTCAATCCCATTATGGAGATCTTCCTACTTCAGCGGCTCATCATGGGATTCATGGCATTATGAATCAAGGAGGAGGTTCAAATGAAGAGCAGTCCTGTGGTTTGAGAGAGCGTAGTTTCGAGATGCCAGTGAAGGAGGTACAACCATTACGTGAAAGTTCTGTACAGCAAGAAAGTGACCCTGAAAAACTTCGCCCCTCAAGAAAAGAGCAATCTGCCCCCAAACCGCTGTATGATGGTAATCTGATGAACTATTCTCCTGTTGAAGAAGCATCAAAAGATGAAAGGAAGTACCAAGATCCTGAAAATGTTGCTTCATCAATCGATTCCGGGATGCTGGTTAACAATCCTTGTGAAATTGATCATCAGTCCACATCTAACAATGCATTTGCACCTACCTATGCTGACCCAATGTCCAATGGAATGGATTTGGGGTACCTTGAGCCGCCTGTGCAGCCTCAGAGAATCTACTACTCAGAAAGAATTCCAAGGGAGCAGGCAGAGTTGCTGAATAGATCATCAAAATCTGATGATTCACATGGTCCTCCGTTTCTCATATCTCATTCACGCTCTGATGTCACTCACCAGGATTCAATTGCAGCAGTTAAAAAGTTGCATGATCATGCAAACCTTCCTCCCCGGACTGAACAACAATCCTCCTCAACTGCATTTGTGGATGCTCAATCGGTTGATGATGGACTTGCCCAACTTCAGAAGTACAAAGAGTATGCTGATTCAATTTGTGAGATGAATGCTAAGCTTTTGCAAGATGCAGACGGGGAATTAAAGCCAGCATTGTCAAACCCTGTTAATACTAAAGAGACTGCAAACAGGGACAAGAAACTTGTGGTTGATGACATTGCAGAAGCTGTATCAGAGTGTCCACCTGTAAGTCAGATACCTTCTATGAAGCACCATGAGGTTTCTGCATCTAATGATGAGTCTACCGGCAAGGATCCAAATACTGCTGACAATAGGGGTCATGCACAAGTTGGTATATCAACTCCGGTGCAGGGAGACATAATTATCGACATCGAAGAACGATTTCCTCGTGATTTCCTTTCTGATATATTTTCCAAGGCAATACTTTCTGAAGGCATCCCTGATGTTGGTTTACTGCAGACGGATGGAGCTGGTTTGAGCTTAAACATGGAAAATCATGATCCTAAGCACTGGTCATATTTCCAAAAGCTAGCTCAAGATCAACGTGATGTTTCTCTTATGGACCAGGATCTTGATTTTCCTTCTGCAATTAGAaatgttgaagaagaagataataaGTCTTATCATCGTACACCTTTACCCACAGATGGAGTTCCAGTGGCCCATATGAATTCTCAGCCTAATTTTGCAGAAGATATTAGCAGACAAACTGGATTGGCTGAAGCTAATTATGATCATCCACAACTGAAGGAAACTGAAAGTATGAAGTTTGAGGCCATGATGGAAAACCTAAGGGTGCCAGAGTCTGATTATGAG GAAGGAAAGTTTGCAAGTAGAACTGCTGGTTTACCTCCGTTAAATCCTCCATTGGGAGATTTCGATATCAGTACTTTGCAG TTGATAAAGAATGAAGATCTAGAACAGATGAAGGAATTGGGTTCTGGCACCTTTGGGACTGTGTATCATGGAAAATGGAGGGGGAGTGATGTTGCCATTAAAAGACTAAATAAGAGCTGCTTCACTGGGAGATCCTCAGAGCAAGAGAGACTG TCTGTAGAGTTCTGGCGGGAAGCTGACATTCTATCAAAGCTTCACCATCCAAATGTTGTGGCATTTTATGGTGTAGTGCAAGATGGGCCAGGGGGAACACTAGCTACTGTAACTGAGTACATGGTTGATGGTTCTCTTAGGCATGTCTTGCTTCGAAAAGATAG ATATCTTGATCGTCGCAAGCGATTGATTATTGCCATGGATGCAGCATTTGGAATGGAATATTTGCACTCAAAGAATATTGTGCATTTTGACCTGAAGTGTGACAACTTGCTTGTGAACTTAAAAGATCCTCAACGTCCAATTTGCAAG GTTGGTGACTTTGGCCTTTCAAAAATCAAGCGAAATACACTGGTTTCTGGTGGTGTACGGGGAACATTACCATGGATGGCCCCAGAATTGTTGAATGGAAGCAGCAGTAAGGTCTCTGAAAAA GTGGATATTTTCTCCTTTGGCATTGTCCTATGGGAGATTCTTACTGGGGAGGAGCCGTATGCCAACATGCACTATGGAGCGATTATAG GAGGTATTGTAAACAACACATTGAGACCCACCATTCCAAGTTACTGTGATCCAGAATGGAGAACACTTATGGAGCAGTGTTGGGCTCCTAATCCTGCTGCCAGGCCATCGTTCACAGAAATTGCTAGTTGCTTACGAGCTATGACTAGAGCAGCTAGCCAAACCAAAGCACAGGGTCACAAGGCATCCAAATGA
- the LOC126786962 gene encoding SKP1-like protein 14 yields MSTPAGNQENIPTTVAEDSQNKIVVRTADGKVFELKKEVAMEISTIKAFIEEDNISYETAMPLHNVESWELEKVIEYCSNYVDLKGKDKELKAFQSEYIKDMSPKSLLDLTNTANYLEIKYFLDFLCKTVSDQIKNKDVDFVRKLFQLENDFSGEEYEKVKAEHPWAHENLDDDFH; encoded by the coding sequence ATGTCAACTCCAGCGGGCAATCAAGAAAACATCCCCACCACCGTCGCTGAAGACAGCCAGAACAAGATCGTGGTACGGACAGCAGACGGCAAGGTCttcgagttgaagaaagaAGTGGCCATGGAGATATCTACCATCAAGGCCTTCATCGAGGAGGACAATATCTCTTACGAGACGGCGATGCCCTTACACAATGTGGAGAGCTGGGAGTTGGAGAAGGTCATAGAGTACTGCAGCAACTATGTCGACCTCAAAGGCAAGGACAAGGAACTCAAGGCCTTCCAGTCCGAGTACATTAAGGACATGAGCCCTAAGAGTCTACTGGATCTCACCAACACGGCCAATTACTTGGAGATCAAATATTTCCTTGACTTCCTCTGTAAGACAGTGTCTGATCAGATTAAGAACAAGGATGTCGACTTTGTGAGGAAGCTCTTTCAATTGGAGAATGACTTCAGTGGTGAGGAGTATGAGAAGGTCAAGGCAGAACATCCTTGGGCTCATGAAAACCTTGATGATGATTTTCATTGA